A window of Bacteroidota bacterium contains these coding sequences:
- a CDS encoding T9SS type A sorting domain-containing protein → MNDNVYITGDFQSNLDFGNFQLFNSNLADMFICKADSMGIWKWCKQGNASNGMDGLQLSLGSDGTIYQMGYLDGNASFDTFSLTSSGNGEHFIHTLNDSGNSLSARLIAINSLAKMTLDISNNIYISGSFYQAISLDLFLLSSTGYDDVFIGKYDLTLDTKELEKSNSRNQLFIHANPNEGKCNISVPNEFLHERILVLSIYNSLGKLIQQKNLEMSDGKVKLSLEAEAKGLYNAVLSNGTKSYSGKIVFE, encoded by the coding sequence TTGAATGATAATGTTTATATAACTGGTGACTTTCAATCAAATTTGGATTTTGGGAATTTCCAATTATTTAATTCTAATTTGGCTGATATGTTTATTTGTAAAGCCGATTCAATGGGAATCTGGAAATGGTGCAAACAAGGAAATGCCTCAAATGGAATGGATGGATTGCAACTTTCGCTTGGTTCTGATGGGACAATTTATCAAATGGGCTATCTTGATGGCAATGCTAGTTTTGATACATTTTCTTTAACTAGTTCGGGAAATGGTGAGCATTTTATTCATACACTCAATGATAGTGGTAATAGCCTATCAGCTAGGCTTATAGCTATTAATAGTTTGGCTAAAATGACATTAGATATATCAAATAATATATATATTTCAGGAAGTTTTTACCAAGCAATTTCTTTAGACTTATTCCTATTATCAAGCACTGGCTATGATGATGTTTTCATAGGTAAATATGATTTAACTTTAGATACAAAGGAATTAGAAAAATCTAATTCAAGAAATCAACTGTTTATCCACGCCAACCCCAATGAAGGCAAGTGCAACATTTCAGTGCCCAATGAATTTTTGCACGAGAGAATTCTTGTGCTGAGCATTTACAACAGCTTAGGCAAACTCATCCAACAGAAGAACTTAGAAATGAGCGATGGCAAAGTAAAACTTAGTTTGGAAGCGGAAGCCAAGGGCTTATATAATGCGGTACTAAGCAATGGGACAAAAAGTTATAGTGGTAAGATTGTTTTTGAATGA